In Sinorhizobium mexicanum, one DNA window encodes the following:
- a CDS encoding form I ribulose bisphosphate carboxylase large subunit, whose product MNADAKTEIKGKERYKAGVLKYAQMGYWNGDYEPKDTDLIALFRITPQEGVDPIEAAAAVAGESSTATWTVVWTDRLTACDQYRAKAYRVDPVPGTPGQYFCYVAYDLILFEEGSIANLTASIIGNVFSFKPLKAARLEDMRFPVAYVKTFRGPPTGIVVERERLDKFGKPLLGATTKPKLGLSGKNYGRVVYEGLKGGLDFMKDDENINSQPFMHWRDRYLYCMEAVNHASAVTGEVKGHYLNITAGTMEEMYRRAEFAKELGSVIVMVDLIIGWTAIQSISEWCRQNDMILHMHRAGHGTYTRQKNHGISFRVIAKWLRLAGVDHLHAGTAVGKLEGDPMTVQGYYNVCREMKNEVDLQRGIFFEQDWADLKKVMPVASGGIHAGQMHQLLDLFGDDVVLQFGGGTIGHPMGIQAGATANRVALEAMVLARNEGRDIAHEGPEILRAAAKWCKPLEAALDTWGNISFNYTPTDTSDFVPSVSVA is encoded by the coding sequence ATGAACGCCGACGCAAAGACAGAGATCAAGGGCAAGGAACGCTACAAGGCCGGCGTGCTCAAATATGCGCAGATGGGCTATTGGAACGGCGACTACGAGCCGAAGGACACCGATCTGATCGCACTGTTCCGGATCACGCCGCAGGAAGGGGTTGATCCGATCGAAGCCGCTGCCGCCGTTGCCGGCGAAAGCTCGACGGCCACCTGGACGGTCGTCTGGACCGATCGCCTGACGGCCTGTGACCAGTACCGGGCGAAGGCCTACCGCGTCGACCCGGTCCCCGGAACGCCTGGGCAATATTTCTGCTATGTCGCCTACGACCTCATCCTGTTCGAGGAAGGATCAATCGCCAATCTCACGGCGTCGATCATCGGCAACGTCTTCTCGTTCAAGCCGCTGAAGGCGGCAAGGCTCGAGGACATGCGCTTCCCCGTCGCCTACGTGAAGACCTTCAGGGGCCCACCGACCGGCATAGTCGTGGAACGCGAACGGCTGGACAAGTTCGGCAAGCCCCTGCTCGGCGCCACCACCAAGCCGAAGCTCGGACTCTCAGGCAAGAACTATGGCCGTGTCGTCTATGAGGGCCTGAAAGGTGGTCTCGACTTCATGAAAGACGACGAGAACATCAACTCGCAGCCCTTCATGCATTGGCGCGACCGCTATCTTTACTGCATGGAGGCGGTCAACCACGCATCCGCCGTCACCGGCGAGGTCAAGGGGCACTATCTCAACATTACCGCCGGCACGATGGAAGAGATGTACCGTCGCGCCGAATTCGCCAAGGAACTCGGCTCCGTCATCGTCATGGTGGACCTCATCATCGGCTGGACGGCAATTCAGTCGATCTCGGAATGGTGCCGGCAGAACGACATGATCCTGCACATGCACCGCGCCGGCCACGGCACCTACACGCGGCAGAAGAACCACGGCATCTCGTTCCGCGTCATCGCCAAGTGGTTACGGCTCGCCGGCGTCGACCACCTGCATGCGGGCACTGCCGTCGGCAAGCTTGAGGGCGACCCGATGACCGTTCAGGGCTATTACAATGTCTGCCGCGAGATGAAAAACGAAGTCGACCTGCAGCGCGGCATCTTCTTCGAGCAGGACTGGGCCGACCTCAAAAAGGTTATGCCGGTGGCGTCGGGCGGCATTCACGCCGGCCAGATGCACCAGTTGCTCGATCTTTTCGGCGATGACGTCGTGTTGCAATTCGGCGGCGGCACGATCGGTCATCCGATGGGCATCCAGGCAGGAGCCACCGCCAATCGCGTCGCGCTGGAAGCCATGGTGCTGGCCCGCAACGAAGGCCGCGACATCGCGCACGAAGGTCCCGAGATCCTCAGGGCAGCGGCCAAGTGGTGCAAGCCGCTCGAAGCGGCCCTCGATACCTGGGGCAACATCAGCTTCAACTACACCCCGACGGACACCTCGGATTTCGTGCCGAGCGTAAGCGTCGCCTGA
- a CDS encoding ribulose bisphosphate carboxylase small subunit, giving the protein MRITQGCFSFLPDLTDEQITAQVEYCLGKGWAIGVEHTDDPHPRNTYWEMWGNPMFDLKDAKGVMMELEDCRKAYPQDYIRLNAFDSSRGLETVTMSFIVNRPDNEPNLRMSRTESRGRNQRYAWETQR; this is encoded by the coding sequence ATGCGTATCACCCAAGGATGCTTCTCGTTCCTGCCGGACCTGACAGACGAACAGATAACTGCACAGGTGGAGTATTGTCTCGGCAAGGGATGGGCGATCGGCGTCGAGCATACCGATGACCCGCACCCCCGCAATACCTATTGGGAAATGTGGGGCAATCCGATGTTCGACCTGAAGGATGCCAAGGGCGTCATGATGGAGTTGGAGGATTGCCGCAAGGCTTATCCACAGGATTACATCCGCCTGAATGCCTTCGATTCCAGCCGCGGCCTCGAGACCGTGACGATGTCCTTCATCGTCAACCGTCCCGACAACGAGCCGAACCTCAGGATGAGCCGGACGGAAAGCCGCGGTCGCAACCAGCGCTATGCCTGGGAAACGCAACGGTAG
- the cbbX gene encoding CbbX protein: MAMPQAQSSTESLPTSVDLAEEYRASGVAEVLDELDRELVGLKPVKRRIRETAALLLVERARRAMGLTHEAPSLHMSFTGNPGTGKTTVALRMANLLHRLGYIRKGHLVSVTRDDLVGQYIGHTAPKTKEILKKAMGGVLFIDEAYYLYRPDNERDYGQEAIEILLQVMENNRDDLVVILAGYADRMDRFFESNPGFRSRIAHHIDFPDYDDGELLSIAESMLSRQGYRFDAKATAVMGDYIARRRRQPHFANARSIRNALDRARLRQANRLFEETVGPVDAEQLSTITARDISASRVFSMGEPNHPETSS; this comes from the coding sequence ATGGCGATGCCGCAAGCCCAATCGAGCACCGAAAGCCTGCCGACATCGGTCGATCTCGCCGAGGAATACAGGGCCTCCGGCGTCGCCGAAGTCCTCGACGAACTGGATCGAGAACTCGTTGGATTGAAACCAGTGAAGCGGCGGATCCGCGAGACGGCAGCCCTGCTGCTCGTCGAGCGGGCCCGCCGGGCGATGGGCCTGACCCACGAGGCACCGTCGCTGCACATGAGCTTCACGGGCAATCCCGGTACTGGCAAGACAACGGTCGCCTTGCGCATGGCCAATCTGCTGCACCGGCTCGGCTATATCCGCAAGGGGCATCTGGTGTCGGTGACGCGCGACGACCTGGTCGGGCAATATATCGGCCATACGGCGCCCAAGACCAAGGAGATCCTGAAGAAGGCAATGGGTGGTGTGCTGTTCATCGATGAGGCCTATTACCTCTACCGTCCGGACAACGAGCGCGATTACGGCCAGGAAGCGATCGAGATCCTGCTGCAGGTGATGGAGAACAACCGCGACGATCTGGTCGTCATTCTCGCCGGCTACGCCGACCGCATGGATCGATTTTTCGAGAGCAACCCGGGCTTCCGCTCGCGCATTGCCCACCATATCGATTTTCCCGATTACGACGACGGGGAGCTGCTGTCGATCGCCGAGAGCATGCTTAGCCGTCAGGGCTATCGCTTCGACGCTAAGGCGACAGCGGTGATGGGCGACTACATCGCCCGGCGTCGACGCCAGCCGCATTTCGCCAATGCCCGCTCGATCCGCAACGCGCTGGACCGGGCGCGGCTGCGGCAGGCGAACCGACTGTTCGAGGAAACCGTCGGCCCCGTCGACGCCGAGCAGCTCTCAACCATCACGGCTCGGGACATTTCCGCAAGCCGCGTGTTCAGCATGGGTGAACCCAATCATCCGGAGACATCGTCATGA
- the rpe gene encoding ribulose-phosphate 3-epimerase has translation MSEKTIIAPSVLSADFARLGEEVETVCRAGADWIHLDVMDGHFVPNITFGPPVVKAIRSRTDKVFDCHLMIAPADPFLGAFADAGSDIITVHAEATTHLDRSLQAIRDLGCKAGVSLNPSTPESVVEYVLDRLDLILLMTVNPGFGGQAFIPSVVEKVRRVKSMIGSRPIHIEIDGGVTPETAPLVAAAGADVLVAGSAVFKGGSEEAYARNIAAIRAASDGAMKKAA, from the coding sequence ATGAGCGAGAAGACCATCATAGCCCCTTCGGTTCTGTCGGCCGATTTTGCAAGACTCGGCGAAGAGGTCGAGACCGTCTGCCGGGCGGGTGCCGACTGGATCCACCTTGACGTGATGGACGGCCATTTCGTGCCAAACATCACCTTCGGCCCGCCGGTCGTCAAAGCGATCCGGAGCCGAACGGACAAGGTGTTCGACTGCCACCTGATGATCGCGCCGGCCGACCCGTTTCTTGGTGCCTTCGCCGATGCGGGCTCTGACATCATCACCGTGCATGCGGAAGCAACCACCCACCTCGACCGGTCGCTGCAGGCGATCCGCGACCTCGGCTGCAAGGCCGGCGTGTCGCTCAATCCCTCGACGCCGGAGAGCGTTGTCGAATACGTGCTGGACCGGCTCGACCTCATCCTCCTGATGACGGTCAATCCAGGTTTCGGCGGCCAAGCCTTTATTCCATCCGTCGTCGAGAAGGTGCGACGCGTGAAGTCCATGATCGGCAGCCGTCCGATCCACATCGAGATCGACGGCGGCGTTACGCCGGAAACGGCGCCGCTCGTTGCCGCAGCCGGCGCGGACGTGCTGGTCGCCGGCTCGGCGGTGTTCAAGGGCGGCAGCGAGGAGGCCTACGCGAGAAACATCGCGGCGATCCGCGCGGCCTCCGACGGCGCCATGAAGAAAGCTGCGTGA
- a CDS encoding thioredoxin family protein, with amino-acid sequence MAAAPPVCDFGWPAVDARLPGVDGLACSIFDQAGPKGLVVAFICNHCPYVKAVIARIVRDAIGLKAHGIGFVAISANDAEAYPQDSFDNMKRFASQNALPFPYLYDEDQSVAKAYGAVCTPDFFGFNKDMKLQYRGRLDASRKEIGPADLRRDLYEAMVMVALFGKGPSEQQPSIGCAIKWKASACQA; translated from the coding sequence ATGGCCGCCGCCCCTCCCGTCTGTGACTTCGGCTGGCCGGCGGTCGACGCGAGACTCCCCGGCGTCGACGGTCTCGCCTGCTCCATATTCGATCAGGCCGGGCCGAAGGGGCTGGTCGTGGCCTTCATCTGCAATCACTGCCCCTATGTCAAAGCGGTCATCGCGCGGATCGTTCGGGACGCGATCGGCCTGAAAGCTCACGGCATCGGCTTCGTGGCGATCAGCGCCAATGATGCAGAGGCCTATCCGCAGGACTCGTTCGACAACATGAAGCGTTTCGCTTCGCAAAACGCCCTGCCCTTTCCCTATCTCTACGACGAGGACCAGTCCGTCGCCAAAGCCTATGGCGCCGTCTGCACGCCCGACTTCTTCGGCTTCAACAAGGACATGAAGCTGCAATATCGCGGGCGACTGGACGCCTCGCGCAAGGAGATCGGCCCTGCCGACCTGAGGCGCGACCTTTACGAGGCCATGGTCATGGTCGCATTGTTTGGCAAAGGCCCGTCGGAACAACAGCCTTCCATAGGCTGTGCCATAAAATGGAAAGCATCGGCCTGCCAGGCCTGA
- the gfa gene encoding S-(hydroxymethyl)glutathione synthase: protein MLKLHPSIDNGFPPASSDFQGGTLKCKCATNPVTVRIGSQTAHNHACGCTKCWKPDGATFAQIAVVSRDKVNVTSGSEKLQIVDPSATIQRYACKDCGTHMYGRIENTKHPFYGLDFVHTELSDETGWSPPEFAAFVSSVIESGVSPDRMPEIRARLTELGLQPYDCLSPALMDAIATHIAKQTGALPA, encoded by the coding sequence ATGCTTAAGCTGCATCCGTCCATCGACAACGGCTTTCCGCCGGCCAGTTCGGACTTTCAGGGCGGCACGCTGAAATGCAAATGCGCGACCAATCCGGTGACAGTCAGGATTGGCTCGCAGACGGCGCACAACCATGCCTGTGGCTGCACGAAATGTTGGAAACCGGACGGCGCCACCTTTGCGCAGATCGCAGTCGTCAGCCGTGACAAGGTGAATGTCACATCAGGTTCGGAAAAACTGCAGATCGTCGATCCAAGCGCGACTATCCAGCGTTACGCCTGCAAGGATTGCGGAACGCACATGTATGGCCGGATCGAGAACACCAAACATCCCTTCTATGGCCTGGACTTCGTGCATACCGAACTCAGCGACGAGACAGGCTGGTCGCCGCCGGAGTTTGCGGCCTTCGTATCTTCCGTGATCGAAAGCGGCGTCAGCCCCGACCGGATGCCGGAAATACGCGCCCGCCTGACGGAGCTCGGCCTGCAACCCTACGATTGCTTGTCTCCAGCCCTCATGGATGCAATCGCGACGCATATCGCCAAACAGACCGGCGCACTGCCGGCCTGA
- a CDS encoding ABC transporter ATP-binding protein: MIRIDVRRKAFGGEEILRDIRFEMEVGETIAILGASGIGKSTLLRLIAGIDPAFEGEITRPDKIAMVFQEPVLLPWRSVVENLTLVHPELGTQAALSALERTGIVDKAGLFPGQLSLGQQRRLALARAFAGRPDLLVMDEPYVSLDPRTVEEMLALTEMLIAESGRAVILVTHSDIEAQRLARRSLRLAGRPATIASDQATESALLSREVHHDRA, encoded by the coding sequence ATGATCAGGATCGATGTCCGACGAAAGGCTTTCGGCGGGGAGGAGATCCTGCGCGACATCCGTTTTGAGATGGAAGTCGGCGAGACCATCGCGATCCTCGGCGCATCGGGGATAGGCAAATCGACACTGCTGAGGTTGATCGCCGGCATCGATCCCGCTTTCGAGGGCGAGATCACCCGCCCTGACAAGATCGCCATGGTGTTCCAGGAACCCGTTCTCCTGCCGTGGCGCAGCGTCGTTGAGAACCTGACCCTGGTGCATCCGGAACTCGGGACGCAAGCGGCGCTTTCGGCACTGGAGCGGACCGGCATCGTCGACAAGGCCGGGCTCTTTCCCGGCCAGCTGTCGCTCGGCCAGCAGCGGCGGCTGGCGCTGGCGCGCGCCTTTGCCGGGCGGCCCGACCTTCTCGTGATGGACGAGCCCTATGTGTCGCTCGATCCGAGAACCGTAGAGGAAATGTTGGCCCTTACCGAAATGCTGATCGCGGAAAGCGGCCGCGCCGTCATTCTCGTGACCCATTCGGACATCGAGGCGCAGCGGCTGGCCCGGCGGTCCCTGCGCCTTGCCGGGAGACCGGCGACGATTGCGAGCGACCAGGCGACAGAATCGGCCTTGCTCTCAAGGGAGGTGCATCATGACCGGGCTTGA
- a CDS encoding ABC transporter permease has translation MDCSCALSKTLQHPALVRAFSLGLLLLLWIVAAELTADASVLPRPLALWTPFTEAVASGALPYHLGMTLWRVVCAFVPAMAIGAALGYLMGRVPAVDQWLDPWLVVFLNLPALVLIVLCYLWIGLNETAAIIAVVLNKIPNVATILREGARALDSNLDAMAKVYRMRPLARLRHVVMPQLAPFIAGAARSGIAVIWKIVLVVEFLGRSSGIGFQIHFYFQLFDVAMVLVYALSFIGVMLLVEALILQPSERRVRRWRTA, from the coding sequence ATGGACTGTTCCTGCGCCTTGAGTAAGACGCTGCAACATCCTGCGCTGGTGCGCGCATTTTCGCTCGGGCTGCTTCTGCTGCTCTGGATCGTGGCGGCCGAACTGACGGCGGATGCATCCGTCCTGCCTCGGCCCTTAGCACTGTGGACACCCTTTACCGAAGCCGTTGCTTCCGGCGCTTTGCCCTATCACCTCGGCATGACGTTGTGGCGCGTGGTCTGCGCCTTTGTGCCGGCGATGGCCATTGGCGCAGCACTCGGCTACCTGATGGGGCGCGTTCCCGCTGTCGACCAATGGCTCGATCCGTGGCTTGTCGTCTTCCTCAACCTGCCGGCCCTCGTGCTCATCGTGCTGTGCTATCTCTGGATCGGGCTCAACGAGACCGCGGCGATCATTGCCGTCGTGCTCAACAAGATTCCGAATGTCGCCACGATCCTGCGCGAGGGGGCGCGGGCACTCGACTCGAATCTCGACGCGATGGCCAAGGTCTATCGCATGCGGCCGCTGGCAAGGCTGCGCCATGTGGTCATGCCGCAGCTTGCGCCGTTCATCGCCGGCGCTGCCCGCTCCGGCATCGCGGTGATTTGGAAGATCGTGCTGGTGGTCGAGTTTCTCGGCCGCTCCAGCGGCATTGGCTTTCAGATCCATTTCTATTTTCAGCTTTTCGATGTGGCGATGGTGCTGGTCTACGCGCTGTCCTTCATCGGCGTGATGCTGCTGGTCGAGGCGCTGATCCTGCAGCCGTCCGAACGCCGGGTCCGGCGCTGGAGGACGGCATGA
- a CDS encoding ABC transporter substrate-binding protein — protein sequence MNVLKRVLAACLFAIAPAAAVAEDLPQLRAAMLASGTVNWEISTIKTHELDRKNGFELKVQDYADNGATRVAFEGGEADTMVADWIWVANQRAAGKDYVFIPYSRAVGGLVVKEDSGIEALPDLAGKKIGIAGGPLDKSWLILRAYAKQQHGMDLATETEQVFGAPPLIFKSAFSDETAGTINFWHFLAKMKAKGMREVISVADAAAALKLDPDTPLLGYVLKGEYVAAHPDIVKGLHGASRAAKDLLRGDDAVWDDLRDQMNAGDDAEFIALRDGYRAGIPSGKPIDEAAADRFLRLMADLGGAELVGKATSLPNGLFLRLE from the coding sequence ATGAACGTTTTGAAACGAGTTCTGGCCGCGTGCCTTTTTGCGATCGCGCCGGCTGCTGCCGTAGCAGAGGATCTGCCGCAATTGCGGGCAGCGATGCTGGCGTCCGGTACCGTGAACTGGGAGATTTCCACCATCAAGACCCATGAGCTCGACCGCAAGAATGGCTTCGAGCTCAAGGTCCAGGACTATGCGGACAACGGGGCGACACGCGTGGCCTTCGAGGGCGGTGAGGCGGACACCATGGTGGCCGACTGGATATGGGTTGCCAACCAGCGTGCCGCCGGCAAGGACTACGTTTTCATCCCCTATTCGCGGGCGGTCGGCGGGCTGGTGGTCAAGGAGGACAGCGGCATCGAGGCGCTGCCGGATCTCGCCGGCAAGAAGATCGGCATTGCCGGCGGGCCGCTCGACAAGAGCTGGCTGATTCTGCGCGCCTATGCCAAGCAGCAACATGGCATGGATCTCGCCACTGAGACCGAGCAGGTGTTCGGAGCGCCGCCGCTGATCTTCAAGTCGGCTTTTTCCGACGAGACCGCGGGAACAATCAATTTCTGGCACTTCCTGGCGAAGATGAAGGCCAAGGGCATGCGGGAGGTGATCTCCGTCGCCGATGCCGCAGCGGCGCTCAAGCTTGATCCCGACACGCCGCTGCTCGGCTACGTGTTGAAGGGCGAGTATGTGGCCGCCCATCCAGACATTGTGAAAGGGCTTCACGGCGCATCGCGCGCGGCCAAGGACCTGCTGCGCGGCGACGACGCTGTGTGGGACGATTTGCGAGACCAGATGAATGCCGGAGACGACGCCGAATTCATTGCGTTGCGCGACGGCTATCGCGCCGGAATCCCGAGTGGCAAGCCGATCGACGAGGCGGCCGCCGACCGGTTCTTGCGGCTGATGGCGGACCTCGGCGGAGCGGAGCTCGTAGGCAAGGCAACAAGCCTGCCGAATGGACTGTTCCTGCGCCTTGAGTAA
- a CDS encoding YVTN family beta-propeller repeat protein, with protein sequence MLRSAVVLLPAVLTFAGPAEANKVFVTNERSNNVTVLDSQSWEVIATFPAGNRPRGITISPDGKELYVCASDDDTVRVFDPETYKELHTLPSGADPELFVLDPSGNPLYVANEDDNLVTVVDVKTRQVLAEIPVGVEPEGVAVSPDAKTIINTSETTNMAHFIDASTYEIMHNVRVDQRPRFAEFTADGKKLYVSSEIGGTVSVIDLTAPEPAIAKKIGFAVPGILPEWLQPVGVKATKDGSRVFVALGPANRVAVIDAARDEVLDYLLVGQRVWQMAFTPGEEFLVTTNGNSNDVSIIDVKEETVIRSVQVGEQPWGVVVAPN encoded by the coding sequence ATGCTGAGATCCGCAGTGGTGCTTCTGCCAGCCGTTCTGACGTTTGCCGGTCCCGCTGAGGCCAACAAGGTATTCGTGACCAACGAACGCAGCAATAACGTGACCGTGCTCGACAGCCAAAGCTGGGAGGTGATCGCCACTTTCCCGGCCGGCAACAGGCCGCGTGGCATCACGATTAGCCCGGATGGCAAGGAGCTCTATGTCTGCGCTTCGGACGATGACACCGTCCGGGTTTTCGATCCCGAAACCTACAAGGAGCTGCATACGCTGCCGTCGGGCGCCGATCCGGAACTCTTCGTTCTCGATCCCTCGGGCAATCCGCTTTACGTCGCCAATGAGGACGACAATCTTGTGACCGTCGTCGACGTCAAGACGCGTCAGGTGCTGGCCGAAATACCCGTCGGCGTCGAGCCGGAAGGCGTTGCTGTCAGCCCGGATGCGAAGACCATCATCAATACCTCCGAAACCACCAATATGGCGCATTTCATCGATGCCTCCACTTACGAGATCATGCACAACGTGCGGGTGGACCAGCGTCCGCGCTTTGCCGAATTTACGGCCGACGGCAAGAAACTCTACGTCAGCTCTGAAATCGGCGGCACCGTTTCGGTGATCGACCTGACGGCACCCGAGCCGGCGATCGCCAAGAAGATCGGCTTTGCGGTGCCGGGCATTCTGCCGGAATGGTTGCAGCCGGTAGGCGTCAAGGCGACCAAGGATGGTTCCCGCGTTTTCGTGGCGCTCGGCCCGGCCAACCGGGTTGCGGTGATTGACGCGGCGCGGGATGAAGTTCTCGATTACCTGCTTGTCGGGCAGCGCGTCTGGCAGATGGCATTCACGCCGGGGGAGGAATTCCTGGTCACCACGAATGGCAACTCCAACGATGTCAGCATCATCGACGTCAAGGAGGAAACGGTGATCCGTTCGGTTCAAGTCGGCGAGCAGCCTTGGGGGGTCGTGGTCGCCCCGAATTGA
- a CDS encoding ABC transporter substrate-binding protein produces MSDLRLALAVFCAAMLVALPLRAMEVKAAVLRIDRVVGPPISRLDERPADLGFAGAMLGNEDNRTTGAFTDTDYTLKTQAVAPDKAAAALDALKAEGFGLITVIAEGDTVKALSDRAGPDVLLLNAGARDETLRDADCRANVLHVSPSRSMLSDGVIQFLMWKKWPRILLIHGSHPEDQLLAENYRKSAAKFGAEIVEEREFVDTGGARRTDTGHVMVQKQIPVFTQDAEDYDVIIAADEAGVFAPYLPYHSWNPRPVAGSAGLRPVSWHAAHEAWGATQFQRRFEKLAGRGMREEDYQAWLAMRVIGEAVTQSGKTDPASVRAYALSEDFELAAFKGQKLTFRPWNGQLRQPILLTDGRVTVSVSPQDGYLHQLSPLDTLGTDAPETVCHAFGG; encoded by the coding sequence ATGTCCGATCTACGGCTTGCGCTTGCCGTCTTTTGCGCCGCGATGCTCGTCGCGTTGCCTCTGCGGGCGATGGAGGTGAAGGCCGCCGTGCTCAGGATCGATCGCGTGGTCGGCCCGCCGATCTCGCGGCTTGACGAGCGACCTGCCGATCTCGGTTTTGCCGGCGCCATGCTGGGCAATGAGGACAATCGCACGACCGGCGCCTTCACGGACACGGATTACACGCTGAAGACGCAAGCGGTCGCACCGGACAAGGCGGCGGCGGCGCTCGATGCGCTGAAAGCCGAAGGCTTCGGCCTGATCACGGTGATCGCCGAAGGCGATACCGTGAAGGCGCTATCCGACAGGGCGGGTCCCGACGTGCTGCTCTTGAATGCGGGCGCTCGTGACGAGACGCTGCGCGACGCCGACTGCCGCGCCAATGTGCTGCATGTCTCGCCGAGCCGCTCCATGCTCAGCGATGGCGTTATTCAGTTCCTCATGTGGAAGAAATGGCCGCGCATCCTCTTGATCCACGGCTCGCATCCCGAGGACCAGCTTCTGGCAGAAAACTATCGCAAATCGGCCGCCAAATTCGGGGCGGAGATCGTCGAGGAGCGCGAGTTCGTGGACACCGGCGGCGCCCGGCGCACGGATACCGGCCACGTGATGGTGCAAAAACAGATCCCCGTATTCACCCAGGACGCCGAGGATTATGACGTGATCATCGCGGCCGACGAGGCCGGCGTCTTCGCACCCTACCTGCCCTATCACTCCTGGAACCCGAGGCCTGTGGCAGGATCTGCGGGCCTTCGACCGGTGTCCTGGCATGCTGCCCATGAAGCCTGGGGCGCGACGCAGTTCCAGCGCCGCTTCGAAAAGCTCGCCGGCCGCGGCATGCGCGAGGAGGACTACCAGGCCTGGCTTGCCATGCGCGTGATCGGCGAAGCGGTGACACAGTCCGGCAAGACCGATCCGGCGTCCGTCAGGGCCTATGCCCTTTCGGAGGATTTCGAATTGGCGGCGTTCAAGGGCCAGAAGCTGACCTTTCGTCCCTGGAACGGGCAGCTGCGCCAGCCGATCCTTTTGACCGACGGCCGGGTGACTGTTTCCGTTTCGCCGCAGGATGGCTACCTGCACCAGCTTTCGCCGCTCGACACGCTGGGCACGGATGCTCCCGAAACCGTTTGTCACGCCTTTGGAGGATAG
- a CDS encoding DUF3280 domain-containing protein: MQRTLIALILALLPTFALARMDKPLMPGAKVAFLGMSFIDLSTEGAYNGVRADETARLKLLEGAARDRFAAEGFVIVSTDPVATDLANTVDPANCNGCDVGMAARLGADYVLVGEVRKISNLILSISLVLRDVRSGEMLRGLAVDIRSNTDDSWLRGLRYILKNHFFKT; this comes from the coding sequence ATGCAACGCACCCTGATAGCGCTGATCCTAGCCTTGCTGCCGACATTCGCCCTGGCCAGGATGGACAAACCGCTGATGCCGGGCGCCAAGGTGGCGTTCCTCGGGATGAGTTTCATCGATCTGTCGACGGAGGGCGCCTACAACGGCGTGCGCGCCGACGAAACGGCGCGGCTCAAGCTGTTGGAGGGGGCCGCGCGCGACCGTTTCGCGGCGGAAGGTTTCGTCATCGTCTCCACTGATCCCGTGGCGACCGATCTCGCCAACACGGTGGATCCCGCCAACTGCAACGGCTGCGACGTTGGCATGGCCGCCCGGCTCGGAGCGGACTATGTGCTGGTTGGCGAAGTGCGTAAAATATCCAACCTCATCCTGTCGATAAGCCTCGTGCTACGCGACGTGCGCTCGGGCGAGATGCTGCGCGGCCTTGCGGTCGACATCCGTTCGAACACCGACGACAGCTGGCTGCGCGGCCTTCGTTACATCCTGAAAAACCACTTCTTCAAAACGTGA